A window of the Henckelia pumila isolate YLH828 chromosome 3, ASM3356847v2, whole genome shotgun sequence genome harbors these coding sequences:
- the LOC140891550 gene encoding anthocyanidin 3-O-glucosyltransferase 2-like, translating into MAEKPIELVFVPFPALSHLAALVKLAKLLIDTDPRLSVTILVFKIPIDTKIDSFTKNSAHSRIRFVQIIPHDESRILELMKSPQAFMVQLIGSQKKAAMEAVAEIMKDPTRIVAGFVLDMFCTAMIEVANEFRVPSYICFTCGAAVLGLMLHFQRLGDEFGPGYAAAQYEGSDSEVSISTYVNPYPASVLPSLVFGKDFRVLDHLKRFRECKGIVINTFLELESHAVNSLLADENVPNIYPIGPMIINQEPSGEEQRKGQGEILQWLDQQPDSSVVYLCFGTGGSFDSEQVKEIATGLEKSGHRFLWSLRKPPPEGKFEMAGEYEDPDEVLPEGFLRRTSGVGKVIGWAPQMAVLSHPSVGGFVSHCGWNSTLESVWCGVPLAVWPLYAEQQANAFQFVKEFGMAVDIKMDYRKNCGVVVGADKIEKAVRELMDMDNEIRVKVKAMKDKSRVAYGGSSRDFLGRLVRDFVGTAS; encoded by the coding sequence ATGGCAGAAAAACCCATCGAATTAGTCTTCGTCCCTTTCCCTGCACTCAGTCATCTCGCAGCTTTGGTAAAGCTAGCAAAGCTCTTGATCGATACAGATCCACGCCTTTCAGTCACTATCCTCGTTTTCAAGATACCGATCGACACCAAAATCGATTCTTTCACCAAGAATTCTGCCCACTCTCGCATACGGTTCGTGCAAATCATCCCCCACGATGAATCAAGGATCCTGGAGCTGATGAAATCGCCCCAGGCCTTCATGGTCCAATTAATTGGAAGCCAGAAGAAAGCTGCCATGGAAGCTGTGGCGGAGATTATGAAGGATCCGACGAGAATCGTCGCTGGGTTTGTGCTGGACATGTTCTGCACCGCCATGATCGAGGTGGCGAACGAGTTTCGGGTCCCCAGTTACATTTGCTTCACTTGCGGCGCTGCTGTGTTGGGTCTCATGCTTCATTTCCAGCGACTCGGCGACGAATTCGGCCCCGGATATGCTGCAGCCCAGTACGAGGGTTCGGATTCCGAGGTATCGATTTCAACTTACGTTAACCCTTATCCGGCGAGTGTCTTACCTTCACTTGTATTCGGAAAAgatttccgggtgttggatcaTTTGAAGAGGTTCAGGGAATGCAAAGGGATTGTCATAAACACGTTTCTTGAACTGGAATCACACGCTGTAAATTCCCTTTTGGCAGATGAAAATGTCCCAAACATTTACCCGATTGGCCCCATGATAATTAATCAGGAACCAAGTGGAGAAGAACAGAGGAAAGGGCAAGGCGAGATACTGCAATGGCTGGACCAGCAACCGGATTCTTCCGTTGTTTACCTCTGCTTCGGCACCGGCGGGTCTTTCGACAGCGAACAAGTGAAGGAGATCGCCACCGGGCTCGAAAAGAGTGGACACAGGTTTTTATGGTCCCTCAGGAAGCCTCCTCCGGAGGGAAAGTTTGAGATGGCAGGGGAATACGAAGACCCTGATGAAGTACTTCCAGAGGGATTCCTGCGCCGCACGTCTGGAGTCGGGAAAGTGATCGGATGGGCTCCGCAGATGGCCGTGCTGTCGCATCCTTCTGTGGGAGGCTTCGTCTCCCACTGCGGATGGAACTCGACTTTGGAAAGCGTTTGGTGCGGAGTGCCGCTGGCTGTGTGGCCGCTTTATGCAGAGCAGCAAGCCAATGCGTTCCAGTTTGTTAAAGAGTTCGGAATGGCGGTTGACATTAAGATGGACTACAGGAAAAACTGCGGTGTCGTTGTCGGGGCGGATAAGATCGAAAAGGCCGTTCGGGAGTTGATGGATATGGACAACGAGATACGAGTGAAGGTTAAAGCGATGAAAGATAAGAGTAGAGTCGCCTATGGCGGCTCGTCCCGAGATTTCTTGGGACGTCTGGTTCGAGATTTCGTTGGGACGGCGTCTTGA